A part of Salvelinus sp. IW2-2015 linkage group LG16, ASM291031v2, whole genome shotgun sequence genomic DNA contains:
- the LOC111975720 gene encoding GRAM domain-containing protein 2B isoform X1 yields MERGKSQLDNQDPADPPRAGDEASYPVESGGLSVKKESKKVKTRKALSLEEAQLELQQQNRNLTRQAPVRSQTFDVDRSFEKTEGGGSQSSFIKHNKTFHKLFPDIPESEDLLHAYICALQKEVLYHGRLYVTEHHACFHSSVLLKDTKLVIPVTSVHIVKKQNTALLVPNALSIRTMEGEKYLFVSLRNREACYKLLRSVCSRLEDGSANSSPLFSSTDNSFDQGKLVNSSQSSLDQLDGSDPKPFLDSPPPNPHIDLVPQGSSSSHRSTHTQQTDGSLEDVSGGSWVWSVTEKARSLLIHREASSLNTLLFIYLILVVLLLLSSGYIGLRIVALEEQLTXLGALPEFSLQSRYKDTTMIGQRRD; encoded by the exons ATGGAGAGGGGAAAGAGCCAGTTGGACAACCAGGATCCTGCGGACCCTCCTCGGGCAGGGGATGAGGCGAG CTACCCGGTAGAGAGTGGGGGACTATCGGTGAAGAAGGAGAGCAAGAAGGTGAAGACCAGGAAAGCCCTCAGTCTGGAGGAGGCCCAACTGGAGCTCCAGCAGCAGAACAGAAACCTCACCAGACAAGCCCCCGTCAG GTCTCAGACGTTCGACGTGGATAGAAGTTTTGAGAAGACTGAAGGCGGTGGTTCACAAAGT AGTTTTATAAAGCACAACAAAACATTCCACAAGCTGTTTCCTGACATTCCGGAGAGTGAAGACTTGCTACATG CCTATATCTGTGCCCTGCAGAAGGAGGTGCTCTACCACGGCAGGCTCTACGTCACCGAGCACCACGCGTGCTTCCACTCTTCCGTGCTGCTCAAGGACACCAAG TTGGTGATCCCGGTGACCAGCGTGCACATTGTGAAGAAGCAGAACACCGCCCTGCTGGTGCCCAACGCCCTGTCTATCCGCACCATGGAGGGGGAAAAG TACCTGTTTGTGTCTTTGCGGAACCGAGAGGCATGCTACAAGCTCCTGCGGTCCGTTTGTTCTCGACTGGAGGATGGAAGTGCCAACAGCAGCCCCTTATTCTCTTCTACGGACAATAGCTTCGATCAGGGCAAGCTAGTG aactccagtcagtccagtctAGACCAGCTGGACGGGTCAGACCCCAAGCCATTCCTTGACTCGCCCCCACCCAACCCACACATAG ACCTAGTGCCTCAGGGGAGCAGCTCGAGCCATAGGAGCACGCACACGCAGCAGACTGACGGCTCCTTAGAGGACGtctcag GTGGCTCGTGGGTGTGGAGTGTGACGGAGAAAGCCCGCTCCCTCCTCATCCACAGAGAGGCCAGCAGCCTCAAcactctcctcttcatctacctAATACT GGTGGTACTACTGCTGCTATCATCGGGGTACATCGGCCTCCGTATCGTGGCTCTGGAGGAGCAGTTGACCKCTCTGGGCGCCCTCCCTGAATTCTCCCTACAGAGCAG GTACAAAGACACAACCATGATTGGCCAGAGGAGAGATTGA
- the LOC111975720 gene encoding GRAM domain-containing protein 2B isoform X3: MLENKRERLKTFLRKIDEKAIFRIKHFMKESYPVESGGLSVKKESKKVKTRKALSLEEAQLELQQQNRNLTRQAPVRSQTFDVDRSFEKTEGGGSQSSFIKHNKTFHKLFPDIPESEDLLHAYICALQKEVLYHGRLYVTEHHACFHSSVLLKDTKLVIPVTSVHIVKKQNTALLVPNALSIRTMEGEKYLFVSLRNREACYKLLRSVCSRLEDGSANSSPLFSSTDNSFDQGKLVNSSQSSLDQLDGSDPKPFLDSPPPNPHIDLVPQGSSSSHRSTHTQQTDGSLEDVSGGSWVWSVTEKARSLLIHREASSLNTLLFIYLILVVLLLLSSGYIGLRIVALEEQLTXLGALPEFSLQSRYKDTTMIGQRRD, translated from the exons CTACCCGGTAGAGAGTGGGGGACTATCGGTGAAGAAGGAGAGCAAGAAGGTGAAGACCAGGAAAGCCCTCAGTCTGGAGGAGGCCCAACTGGAGCTCCAGCAGCAGAACAGAAACCTCACCAGACAAGCCCCCGTCAG GTCTCAGACGTTCGACGTGGATAGAAGTTTTGAGAAGACTGAAGGCGGTGGTTCACAAAGT AGTTTTATAAAGCACAACAAAACATTCCACAAGCTGTTTCCTGACATTCCGGAGAGTGAAGACTTGCTACATG CCTATATCTGTGCCCTGCAGAAGGAGGTGCTCTACCACGGCAGGCTCTACGTCACCGAGCACCACGCGTGCTTCCACTCTTCCGTGCTGCTCAAGGACACCAAG TTGGTGATCCCGGTGACCAGCGTGCACATTGTGAAGAAGCAGAACACCGCCCTGCTGGTGCCCAACGCCCTGTCTATCCGCACCATGGAGGGGGAAAAG TACCTGTTTGTGTCTTTGCGGAACCGAGAGGCATGCTACAAGCTCCTGCGGTCCGTTTGTTCTCGACTGGAGGATGGAAGTGCCAACAGCAGCCCCTTATTCTCTTCTACGGACAATAGCTTCGATCAGGGCAAGCTAGTG aactccagtcagtccagtctAGACCAGCTGGACGGGTCAGACCCCAAGCCATTCCTTGACTCGCCCCCACCCAACCCACACATAG ACCTAGTGCCTCAGGGGAGCAGCTCGAGCCATAGGAGCACGCACACGCAGCAGACTGACGGCTCCTTAGAGGACGtctcag GTGGCTCGTGGGTGTGGAGTGTGACGGAGAAAGCCCGCTCCCTCCTCATCCACAGAGAGGCCAGCAGCCTCAAcactctcctcttcatctacctAATACT GGTGGTACTACTGCTGCTATCATCGGGGTACATCGGCCTCCGTATCGTGGCTCTGGAGGAGCAGTTGACCKCTCTGGGCGCCCTCCCTGAATTCTCCCTACAGAGCAG GTACAAAGACACAACCATGATTGGCCAGAGGAGAGATTGA
- the LOC111975720 gene encoding GRAM domain-containing protein 2B isoform X2: protein MSFRSSRRLHLNGYPVESGGLSVKKESKKVKTRKALSLEEAQLELQQQNRNLTRQAPVRSQTFDVDRSFEKTEGGGSQSSFIKHNKTFHKLFPDIPESEDLLHAYICALQKEVLYHGRLYVTEHHACFHSSVLLKDTKLVIPVTSVHIVKKQNTALLVPNALSIRTMEGEKYLFVSLRNREACYKLLRSVCSRLEDGSANSSPLFSSTDNSFDQGKLVNSSQSSLDQLDGSDPKPFLDSPPPNPHIDLVPQGSSSSHRSTHTQQTDGSLEDVSGGSWVWSVTEKARSLLIHREASSLNTLLFIYLILVVLLLLSSGYIGLRIVALEEQLTXLGALPEFSLQSRYKDTTMIGQRRD from the exons ATGAGTTTTCGGTCATCAAGGAGACTGCATCTGAACGG CTACCCGGTAGAGAGTGGGGGACTATCGGTGAAGAAGGAGAGCAAGAAGGTGAAGACCAGGAAAGCCCTCAGTCTGGAGGAGGCCCAACTGGAGCTCCAGCAGCAGAACAGAAACCTCACCAGACAAGCCCCCGTCAG GTCTCAGACGTTCGACGTGGATAGAAGTTTTGAGAAGACTGAAGGCGGTGGTTCACAAAGT AGTTTTATAAAGCACAACAAAACATTCCACAAGCTGTTTCCTGACATTCCGGAGAGTGAAGACTTGCTACATG CCTATATCTGTGCCCTGCAGAAGGAGGTGCTCTACCACGGCAGGCTCTACGTCACCGAGCACCACGCGTGCTTCCACTCTTCCGTGCTGCTCAAGGACACCAAG TTGGTGATCCCGGTGACCAGCGTGCACATTGTGAAGAAGCAGAACACCGCCCTGCTGGTGCCCAACGCCCTGTCTATCCGCACCATGGAGGGGGAAAAG TACCTGTTTGTGTCTTTGCGGAACCGAGAGGCATGCTACAAGCTCCTGCGGTCCGTTTGTTCTCGACTGGAGGATGGAAGTGCCAACAGCAGCCCCTTATTCTCTTCTACGGACAATAGCTTCGATCAGGGCAAGCTAGTG aactccagtcagtccagtctAGACCAGCTGGACGGGTCAGACCCCAAGCCATTCCTTGACTCGCCCCCACCCAACCCACACATAG ACCTAGTGCCTCAGGGGAGCAGCTCGAGCCATAGGAGCACGCACACGCAGCAGACTGACGGCTCCTTAGAGGACGtctcag GTGGCTCGTGGGTGTGGAGTGTGACGGAGAAAGCCCGCTCCCTCCTCATCCACAGAGAGGCCAGCAGCCTCAAcactctcctcttcatctacctAATACT GGTGGTACTACTGCTGCTATCATCGGGGTACATCGGCCTCCGTATCGTGGCTCTGGAGGAGCAGTTGACCKCTCTGGGCGCCCTCCCTGAATTCTCCCTACAGAGCAG GTACAAAGACACAACCATGATTGGCCAGAGGAGAGATTGA